One Epinephelus lanceolatus isolate andai-2023 chromosome 17, ASM4190304v1, whole genome shotgun sequence genomic window carries:
- the elovl5 gene encoding very long chain fatty acid elongase 5 — protein METFNHKLNTYLESWMGPRDQRVRGWLLLDNYPPTFALTVMYLLIVWMGPKYMKHRQPYSCRGLLVLYNLGLTLLSFYMFYELVTAVWHGGYNFYCQDTHSAQEVDNKIINVLWWYYFSKLIEFMDTFFFILRKNNHQITFLHIYHHASMLNIWWFVMNWVPCGHSYFGASLNSFVHVVMYSYYGLSAIPAIRPYLWWKKYITQFQLIQFFLTMSQTMCAVIWPCGFPKGWLYFQISYMVTLIFLFSNFYVQTYKKHSGSLKKEHQNGSPASTNGHANGTPSMERTAHKKLRVD, from the exons ATGGAGACCTTCAATCATAAACTAAACACATACTTAGAGTCATGGATGGGCCCCAGGG ATCAGAGGGTGCGGGGATGGCTGCTGCTCGACAACTACCCACCAACCTTTGCACTCACAGTCATGTACCTTCTAATCGTGTGGATGGGGCCCAAGTACATGAAACACAGACAGCCGTACTCCTGCAGAGGCCTCCTGGTGCTTTACAATCTGGGCCTCACACTCTTGTCCTTCTACATGTTCTATGAG CTTGTTACCGCCGTGTGGCACGGTGGCTACAACTTCTACTGCCAGGACACTCACAGTGCACAGGAAGTGGATAATAAG ATCATAAATGTCCTGTGGTGGTACTACTTCTCCAAGCTCATCGAGTTCATGGACACCTTCTTCTTCATACTACGAAAGAATAACCACCAGATCACGTTTCTTCACATCTACCACCACGCTAGCATGCTGAATATCTGGTGGTTCGTTATGAACTGGGTACCCTGCGGCCACT CATACTTTGGCGCCTCCCTAAACAGCTTCGTCCACGTCGTTATGTATTCTTACTACGGCCTGTCAGCCATCCCAGCCATCCGGCCGTACCTTTGGTGGAAGAAGTACATCACACAGTTTCAGCTG ATCCAGTTCTTTTTAACCATGTCGCAGACGATGTGCGCGGTCATATGGCCATGCGGCTTCCCCAAGGGATGGCTGTACTTCCAAATAAGTTACATGGTCACActcatcttcctcttctcaAACTTCTACGTTCAG ACTTACAAGAAGCACAGTGGCTCtctaaagaaggagcaccaaaACGGCTCTCCTGCATCTACAAATGGACATGCAAATGGGACGCCGTCAATGGAGCGCACCGCACACAAGAAGCTGAGGGTGGATTGA